A window of Dickeya zeae NCPPB 2538 contains these coding sequences:
- the glgA gene encoding glycogen synthase GlgA, producing the protein MRVLHVCSELFPLLKTGGLADVVGALPGAQIAAGMDVRVLLPAFPDLKKGIPDAQVVRELDTFGGHVTLRYGHYNGVGIYLIDVPHLYERAGSPYHDTSLFAYTDNVLRFGLLGWMGAEMANGVDPFWRPDIVHAHDWHAGLACAYLAAKGRPAKSVFTVHNLAYQGLFDARHMSELRLPPEYFHMYGLEFYGQISYLKAGLYYADHVTTVSPTYAHEITQAEYGYGLEGLLKSREEQGRLSGILNGVDDEIWNPSHDALLTATYSRDELARKAENKRHLQTAMGLKVDDRVPVFAIVSRLTSQKGLDIALQAVPDLLEQGGQLVVLGAGDATLQEGFLAAAAEYHGRVGVQIGYHEAFSHRIIGGADVIMVPSRFEPCGLTQLYGLKYGTLPLVRRTGGLADTVADCSLENLADGLASGFVFSDCNTASLSRAIRRVFVLWSRPSLWRYVQRQAMAMDFSWQVAAQAYRALYQRLW; encoded by the coding sequence ATGCGGGTATTACACGTGTGTTCAGAGCTATTCCCCTTGCTGAAAACCGGGGGACTGGCGGATGTGGTGGGCGCGTTGCCCGGTGCGCAGATAGCGGCAGGGATGGATGTACGCGTGCTGTTGCCAGCGTTTCCCGACCTGAAAAAGGGTATCCCGGATGCGCAGGTGGTACGGGAACTGGATACGTTTGGTGGTCATGTCACGCTGCGTTATGGTCATTACAACGGGGTGGGCATCTACCTGATCGATGTCCCGCATCTGTATGAGCGGGCAGGCAGCCCGTATCACGATACGTCGTTATTCGCCTATACGGACAATGTCTTGCGCTTTGGTTTGCTGGGCTGGATGGGGGCGGAAATGGCCAACGGCGTGGATCCGTTCTGGCGACCAGACATCGTTCATGCCCATGACTGGCATGCCGGGCTTGCCTGTGCGTATCTGGCGGCGAAAGGTCGACCGGCAAAATCGGTATTTACCGTCCATAATCTGGCTTATCAGGGATTATTTGATGCCCGTCACATGTCAGAGTTGCGCTTGCCGCCGGAGTACTTCCACATGTACGGGTTGGAGTTTTACGGCCAAATCTCGTACCTCAAGGCCGGGCTGTATTATGCGGATCATGTCACCACCGTCAGCCCGACTTATGCCCATGAAATTACACAGGCTGAGTATGGGTATGGGCTGGAGGGGCTGCTCAAGTCGCGTGAAGAGCAGGGGCGTTTGTCTGGCATCCTCAATGGGGTGGATGATGAGATCTGGAACCCGTCACACGATGCGTTGCTAACCGCCACCTATAGCCGTGATGAGCTGGCGCGCAAAGCGGAAAACAAGCGGCATTTGCAAACGGCGATGGGACTTAAGGTGGATGATCGCGTGCCGGTGTTCGCCATCGTCAGTCGCCTGACCAGCCAAAAAGGGCTGGATATCGCCTTGCAGGCCGTGCCGGATTTGCTGGAGCAAGGTGGACAACTGGTGGTGTTGGGAGCAGGCGATGCCACCTTACAGGAAGGTTTTCTGGCGGCGGCGGCGGAGTATCACGGCCGCGTCGGCGTACAGATTGGTTATCACGAAGCGTTTTCGCACCGCATCATTGGCGGCGCGGATGTGATTATGGTTCCTAGTCGGTTCGAACCCTGCGGGTTGACCCAGTTGTACGGCCTGAAATACGGCACGTTACCGCTGGTCAGACGCACCGGTGGACTGGCGGATACCGTGGCAGATTGCTCGCTGGAAAATCTGGCTGATGGCCTGGCGAGCGGTTTTGTGTTCAGCGATTGTAATACCGCGTCGCTGTCGCGGGCGATTCGTCGGGTCTTTGTGTTGTGGTCGCGCCCTTCGCTTTGGCGTTATGTACAACGTCAGGCAATGGCAATGGATTTTAGTTGGCAGGTCGCTGCCCAGGCCTATCGTGCGCTTTATCAACGTCTTTGGTAG
- the asd gene encoding aspartate-semialdehyde dehydrogenase, giving the protein MKNVGFVGWRGMVGSVLMQRMVEERDFDLIRPVFFSTSQHGQPAPALGGQQGVLQDAYNLDALRALDIIITCQGGDYTNEIYPKLRESGWQGYWIDAASSLRMKDDAIIILDPVNHGVIQSGLDKGIKTFVGGNCTVSLMLMSLGGLFANDLVEWASVATYQAASGAGARNMRELLIQMGQLNAEVAAELSDPASAILDIERKVTALSRGGLDVENFGVPLAGSLIPWIDKQLENGQSREEWKGQAETNKILNTASTIPVDGLCVRIGALRCHSQAFTLKLKKDVSIPEIEHMLATHNDWVKVVPNDREITMRELTPAAVTGTLSTPVGRLRKLNMGPQYLSAFTVGDQLLWGAAEPLRRMLRILL; this is encoded by the coding sequence ATGAAAAATGTTGGTTTTGTTGGCTGGCGCGGAATGGTCGGTTCGGTACTCATGCAGCGCATGGTGGAAGAACGCGATTTTGATTTAATCCGCCCGGTATTCTTTTCTACGTCACAGCACGGTCAGCCAGCACCGGCGTTGGGCGGCCAGCAGGGTGTCCTGCAGGATGCCTACAATCTCGACGCGCTGCGCGCGCTGGATATTATCATCACCTGTCAGGGCGGCGATTATACCAATGAAATTTACCCAAAGCTGCGTGAAAGTGGCTGGCAAGGGTACTGGATCGACGCAGCATCTTCTCTGCGCATGAAAGATGATGCGATTATTATTCTGGACCCGGTTAACCACGGTGTTATCCAGTCAGGTCTGGATAAAGGCATCAAAACGTTTGTCGGTGGTAACTGTACCGTCAGCCTGATGTTGATGTCGCTGGGTGGCCTGTTCGCCAACGATCTGGTGGAGTGGGCATCCGTTGCCACCTATCAGGCAGCGTCCGGCGCGGGTGCGCGCAATATGCGTGAGTTGCTGATTCAGATGGGCCAGTTGAACGCCGAAGTCGCCGCTGAACTGAGCGACCCGGCTTCCGCCATTCTGGATATCGAGCGCAAAGTGACGGCATTGTCACGCGGCGGTCTGGATGTGGAAAACTTCGGTGTGCCGTTGGCGGGTAGCCTGATCCCGTGGATCGACAAACAACTGGAAAACGGTCAGAGCCGTGAAGAGTGGAAAGGCCAGGCCGAAACCAACAAGATTCTGAATACCGCCAGCACCATTCCGGTGGATGGGTTGTGCGTGCGTATCGGCGCGCTGCGCTGCCACAGCCAGGCGTTCACGCTGAAGCTGAAAAAAGATGTGTCGATTCCGGAAATCGAGCACATGCTGGCTACCCACAATGATTGGGTGAAAGTGGTGCCGAATGACCGCGAAATCACCATGCGTGAACTGACTCCGGCAGCGGTGACCGGTACGTTGTCTACCCCGGTGGGTCGTCTGCGTAAACTGAATATGGGGCCGCAGTACCTGTCCGCTTTCACCGTCGGTGACCAGCTGTTGTGGGGCGCTGCCGAACCGCTGCGCCGCATGCTGCGTATCCTGTTGTAA
- the glgB gene encoding 1,4-alpha-glucan branching protein GlgB, with protein sequence MSGFSDRNIINLLFSGHYADPFAVLGMHVTSSGLEVRALLPDASEVHVVDAHSGRKVAHLQCRDPRGFFASVIPRRKKPFSYRLAVTWQQETYVIDDPYRFGPLLQELDIWLLAEGRHLRPFETLGAHPSTLDGVEGTCFAVWAPNAQRVSVVGDFNFWDGRRHPMRLRRENGVWELFVPGVGVGQLYKFEIIDCYGNVLVKSDPYAFASQMRPDTASVVSGLPPALPVDEARQSANDLQSPISIYEVHLGSWRRHTDNNFWLSYRELADQLVPYVKEMGFTHVELMPVHEHPFDGSWGYQPLGLYAPTRRFGSPEDFRYLVNAFHEAGINVLLDWVSGHFPTDSYGLARFDGTALYEYADPKEGYHQDWNTLIYNFDRHEVRNYLAGNALYWTERFGVDGLRVDAVASMIYRDYSRRDGEWVPNHYGGKENLEAIGFLRYTNQMLGQHRAGAVTIAEESTDYAGVTLPPEHGGLGFHYKWNMGWMHDSLAYMQQDPVHRKYHHDLLTFGMLYAYSENFVLPLSHDEVVHGKRSLLDRMPGDAWQKFANLRAYYGFMWAYPGKKLLFMGSEFAQGREWNHDTSLDWHLLDEPEGWHAGVQQLVRDLNHCYRQHPPLYQCDYLHQGFEWVVVDDRENSVFAFIRRDADGNEMLIISNFTPVPRDGYRVGINQPGQWREVLNTDSMHYHGSNSGNQGLVRSEAVGSHSRPQSLVLTLPPLSTLYLVREA encoded by the coding sequence ATGTCAGGATTTTCCGATCGGAACATCATTAATCTCCTTTTTTCCGGCCATTACGCCGATCCTTTTGCAGTATTGGGTATGCACGTCACATCGTCAGGGCTGGAAGTACGCGCACTGCTTCCAGACGCCAGTGAGGTTCACGTGGTGGATGCACACAGCGGACGCAAAGTGGCGCACTTACAGTGTCGGGACCCACGCGGTTTTTTCGCTTCAGTGATTCCTCGTCGCAAAAAGCCATTCAGCTATCGGCTGGCGGTCACCTGGCAGCAGGAGACGTATGTCATTGATGACCCTTATCGGTTTGGCCCGTTATTGCAGGAGTTGGATATTTGGTTACTGGCGGAGGGGCGCCATTTACGACCGTTTGAAACACTGGGTGCACATCCGTCCACGCTGGATGGCGTTGAGGGCACCTGTTTTGCCGTCTGGGCACCGAATGCCCAGCGGGTATCAGTGGTGGGCGATTTCAATTTTTGGGATGGGCGTCGCCATCCGATGCGTTTGCGGCGTGAGAACGGCGTGTGGGAGCTGTTTGTCCCAGGCGTTGGGGTGGGGCAACTGTACAAATTCGAAATTATCGATTGCTACGGCAATGTGCTGGTGAAATCCGACCCGTATGCCTTTGCCTCACAGATGCGCCCGGATACCGCCTCGGTGGTGAGTGGGCTGCCGCCTGCGCTGCCGGTGGATGAGGCGCGGCAATCCGCCAACGATTTGCAGTCGCCGATTTCCATTTACGAGGTGCATCTGGGGTCATGGCGGCGGCATACCGACAACAATTTCTGGCTCAGCTACCGTGAACTGGCGGACCAACTGGTGCCTTATGTGAAAGAAATGGGCTTTACCCATGTTGAGCTGATGCCGGTGCATGAACATCCGTTTGACGGCAGTTGGGGCTATCAACCATTGGGGCTGTATGCACCGACCCGCCGTTTCGGCTCACCGGAGGATTTCCGTTATCTGGTCAATGCGTTTCATGAAGCGGGCATCAATGTGCTGCTGGATTGGGTGTCCGGCCATTTCCCGACCGACAGTTACGGGCTGGCGCGGTTTGACGGCACCGCCTTGTACGAATATGCCGACCCGAAAGAGGGTTACCACCAGGACTGGAACACGCTGATTTATAACTTTGACCGCCACGAAGTGCGTAACTATCTGGCGGGTAACGCGCTGTACTGGACCGAACGGTTTGGCGTCGACGGGCTGCGGGTGGACGCGGTGGCGTCGATGATTTACCGGGACTACAGTCGCCGTGACGGCGAGTGGGTGCCGAACCACTACGGGGGTAAGGAAAACCTGGAGGCGATCGGTTTTCTGCGTTACACCAACCAGATGCTGGGTCAGCACCGTGCCGGTGCGGTCACCATCGCCGAAGAATCTACCGATTATGCCGGGGTGACACTGCCGCCGGAGCATGGCGGGTTAGGTTTTCACTACAAATGGAACATGGGCTGGATGCATGACTCGCTGGCCTACATGCAACAGGACCCGGTGCATCGCAAATACCACCACGACCTGCTGACCTTCGGCATGCTGTATGCCTACAGCGAGAACTTCGTCCTGCCGCTGTCACACGATGAGGTGGTGCACGGCAAGCGTTCTTTGCTGGACCGGATGCCGGGCGATGCCTGGCAGAAGTTCGCCAACCTGCGCGCCTATTACGGTTTTATGTGGGCGTATCCCGGCAAGAAACTGCTGTTTATGGGCAGCGAGTTTGCGCAAGGGCGAGAATGGAACCACGACACCAGCCTCGACTGGCATCTGTTGGATGAGCCTGAAGGCTGGCATGCCGGAGTACAGCAACTGGTGCGCGACCTCAACCATTGCTATCGCCAACACCCGCCGCTTTATCAATGCGATTACCTGCATCAGGGATTCGAATGGGTGGTGGTAGACGACCGCGAGAATTCGGTCTTTGCCTTTATCCGGCGCGATGCCGACGGCAATGAAATGCTGATTATCAGCAACTTTACGCCGGTGCCGAGGGACGGATATCGCGTCGGTATCAATCAGCCGGGGCAATGGCGTGAAGTGCTGAATACCGACTCCATGCATTATCACGGCAGCAATAGTGGCAATCAGGGATTGGTACGCAGTGAAGCGGTCGGCAGTCATTCCCGGCCACAATCGCTGGTATTAACACTGCCGCCGCTCTCCACCCTGTATCTGGTGAGGGAGGCGTAA
- the glgX gene encoding glycogen debranching protein GlgX, whose protein sequence is MVELLAGRPRPLGSYFDGEGVNFALFSSGASKVELCIFDGLREQRLPLTARTGDIWHGYLPDAQPGLCYGYRVDGVFDPKRGLRFNARKLLLDPCARQMDGWVVDDERLHGGYDYPDAADSAEVMPRSVVVDERYDWQGDAFPRTPWHHTVLYEAHVRGLTRRHPRIPASIRGTYAALAHPVMLEYLTQLGVTALELMPVQQHADEPRLQSMGLRNYWGYNTLLPFAVDSSLAAGDDPLNEFRDAVRALHKAGIEVILDVVFNHSAELDVDGPTLSLRGIDNTSYYWLTGEGDYYNWAGCGNVLRLENPAVLQWVIECLKFWHETCHVDGFRFDLATILGRSPDFSSSAPFFTALRNHRSLRECKLIAEPWDIGPGGYQLGQFPALFAEWNDRFRDDMRRFWLLGDMPVGVFARRFAASSEVFERNGRLPWASVNMLTSHDGFTLRDLVCFNHKHNEANGEQNRDGSNSNFSFNHGTEGLEADDATQARRRASQQALLTTLLLSQGTPMLLAGDEFGNSQQGNNNAYCQDNALAWLHWDQADTDLLAFTAGLIRLRRAIPALRKAAWWRDGGNDVQWLNAQGEPLTPYEWEQGAHQLQIQLSERWLLLLNATTQTSEFSLPAGEWRVSPPFSAADHPLKGRVWHGQANAVCVLVKQ, encoded by the coding sequence ATGGTTGAACTGCTGGCGGGTCGTCCCCGACCGTTAGGCTCTTACTTCGATGGCGAAGGAGTGAACTTTGCGTTGTTCTCTTCCGGAGCCTCGAAGGTGGAATTGTGTATTTTTGACGGCCTGCGGGAACAACGCCTGCCGCTGACGGCCCGTACCGGCGATATTTGGCACGGTTATTTGCCGGATGCCCAGCCAGGCTTGTGTTACGGCTACCGTGTCGATGGTGTGTTCGACCCGAAACGCGGCCTGCGTTTCAATGCCCGGAAACTGTTGCTTGACCCCTGCGCCCGCCAGATGGATGGCTGGGTGGTGGATGATGAGCGACTGCACGGCGGTTATGACTACCCTGATGCCGCGGACAGCGCCGAAGTGATGCCACGCAGCGTGGTGGTGGATGAACGTTACGACTGGCAGGGCGATGCCTTTCCGCGCACGCCCTGGCATCACACCGTATTGTACGAAGCGCATGTGCGTGGGTTGACCCGACGTCACCCACGCATTCCGGCATCGATACGCGGCACCTACGCTGCGCTGGCGCACCCTGTGATGCTGGAGTACCTGACGCAACTGGGTGTGACCGCGCTGGAGTTGATGCCTGTCCAGCAGCATGCCGACGAGCCCCGTTTGCAATCGATGGGATTGCGCAATTACTGGGGTTACAACACGCTGCTGCCGTTCGCGGTGGACAGCAGCCTGGCGGCGGGGGATGACCCACTCAACGAATTCCGTGACGCGGTGCGGGCGCTGCATAAAGCCGGCATCGAGGTGATTTTGGATGTGGTGTTTAATCACAGCGCAGAGCTGGACGTAGACGGCCCGACGCTGTCGCTACGCGGCATTGATAATACCAGTTACTACTGGTTAACCGGGGAGGGCGATTATTACAACTGGGCGGGATGCGGCAACGTGTTGCGGCTGGAGAACCCGGCGGTATTGCAGTGGGTGATTGAGTGCCTGAAGTTCTGGCATGAAACCTGCCATGTGGATGGCTTCCGTTTTGATCTGGCGACGATTTTGGGGCGTTCGCCGGATTTTTCTTCTTCGGCCCCGTTCTTTACCGCGCTGCGTAACCACCGTTCGCTGCGCGAGTGCAAATTGATCGCCGAGCCTTGGGATATTGGTCCCGGCGGCTACCAACTGGGCCAGTTTCCTGCGTTGTTCGCCGAGTGGAACGACCGTTTTCGCGACGATATGCGCCGTTTCTGGTTGCTCGGCGATATGCCTGTCGGGGTATTTGCCCGACGTTTCGCCGCCTCCAGTGAGGTATTTGAGCGTAATGGGCGCTTGCCCTGGGCGTCGGTCAACATGTTGACCTCCCATGACGGTTTTACCCTGCGGGATCTGGTGTGCTTTAACCACAAGCATAACGAAGCCAACGGGGAACAAAACCGTGATGGCTCCAACAGCAATTTCAGCTTCAACCATGGGACGGAAGGGCTGGAGGCGGATGACGCCACACAGGCGCGGCGACGCGCCAGCCAACAGGCGCTGCTGACGACACTGCTGTTGTCGCAGGGCACGCCGATGCTGCTGGCTGGCGATGAATTCGGTAACAGCCAGCAGGGTAACAATAACGCGTATTGCCAGGATAACGCGCTGGCCTGGTTGCATTGGGATCAGGCGGATACCGATTTGCTCGCGTTTACCGCAGGCCTGATCCGCCTGCGCCGTGCTATTCCCGCGTTGCGCAAAGCCGCATGGTGGCGTGACGGTGGAAACGACGTTCAGTGGCTGAATGCGCAGGGAGAGCCGCTGACGCCATACGAGTGGGAGCAGGGGGCACATCAGTTACAAATCCAGCTTTCCGAACGCTGGTTGCTATTGCTCAACGCCACGACGCAGACGAGTGAGTTTTCGCTTCCCGCAGGGGAGTGGCGGGTTTCGCCCCCCTTTAGCGCGGCTGACCATCCGCTCAAAGGACGGGTTTGGCATGGGCAGGCGAATGCGGTGTGCGTACTGGTAAAACAATAA
- the glgC gene encoding glucose-1-phosphate adenylyltransferase encodes MVSTDKHDPLMLARQLPLKSVALILAGGRGTRLKDLTAHRAKPAVHFGGKYRIIDFALSNCLNSGIRRIGVITQYQSHTLVQHIQRGWSFLNIEMNEFVDLLPAQQRHDENDHWYRGTADAVCHNLDIIRRYGAEYVVILAGDHIYKMDYSRMLLDHVENGAECSVACIPVPIKEAHAFGVMSVDKDNRIISFDEKPANPAPMPDNPDMALASMGIYVFNAKYLYRRLEEDVCTSDSSHDFGKDLIPKIVAEGNAWAHPFTLSCVTSSENAPPYWRDVGTLEAYWRANLDLASVMPELDMYDHNWPIRSAMAALPPAKFVQDRSGSHGLTMNSLVSGGSIVSGSVVTHSVLFPRVRINSFCSIDSSVLLPDVNVGRSCRLHRCIIDRACDIPEGMVIGENAEDDSRRFYRSEEGIVLVTRAMLAKLTS; translated from the coding sequence ATGGTGAGTACTGACAAACACGATCCCCTGATGCTGGCCAGACAGTTGCCCTTGAAATCTGTCGCGCTGATTTTGGCGGGCGGGCGTGGAACCCGGCTGAAAGACTTAACGGCGCACCGTGCCAAACCCGCGGTGCACTTTGGCGGTAAATATCGGATTATCGATTTTGCTCTGTCTAATTGCCTGAATTCCGGCATTCGCCGGATTGGCGTGATTACCCAGTATCAGTCGCATACGCTGGTGCAGCATATCCAGCGCGGCTGGTCGTTCCTGAATATCGAGATGAATGAATTTGTCGATTTGCTGCCCGCCCAGCAACGGCATGATGAAAACGATCACTGGTACCGCGGCACTGCTGATGCCGTATGCCATAACCTGGATATTATTCGGCGCTACGGGGCGGAATACGTCGTGATTCTGGCCGGTGACCATATCTATAAAATGGACTATTCCCGCATGCTGCTGGACCACGTGGAGAATGGCGCGGAGTGTTCGGTCGCGTGTATTCCGGTGCCTATCAAAGAAGCACACGCCTTTGGCGTGATGAGCGTGGATAAAGACAACCGCATTATCAGTTTCGACGAGAAGCCCGCCAACCCGGCACCGATGCCGGATAACCCCGATATGGCGCTGGCCAGTATGGGGATCTACGTTTTCAACGCCAAATACCTGTACCGGCGGTTGGAGGAGGATGTGTGCACCTCGGATTCCAGCCATGATTTCGGCAAGGACTTGATCCCAAAAATCGTGGCGGAAGGGAATGCCTGGGCGCATCCCTTCACCCTCTCCTGCGTGACGTCGTCAGAAAACGCGCCGCCGTACTGGCGGGATGTGGGCACGCTGGAAGCCTACTGGCGCGCCAACCTCGATCTGGCGTCGGTGATGCCGGAACTGGACATGTACGACCATAACTGGCCGATTCGCTCGGCGATGGCGGCGTTACCGCCTGCCAAGTTCGTCCAGGACCGCTCCGGCAGTCATGGCTTAACCATGAATTCGCTGGTGTCGGGTGGAAGTATTGTGTCCGGCTCGGTGGTCACACATTCGGTTCTGTTCCCTCGGGTACGTATCAACTCCTTTTGCAGCATCGATTCATCGGTGTTGTTGCCGGATGTCAACGTCGGACGCTCATGCCGCTTGCATCGTTGCATCATCGATCGCGCCTGCGACATTCCCGAAGGCATGGTGATTGGCGAGAACGCTGAGGATGACAGCCGTCGTTTTTATCGTTCCGAAGAAGGCATTGTGCTGGTGACGCGAGCCATGTTGGCGAAGCTCACGTCCTGA
- the nikR gene encoding nickel-responsive transcriptional regulator NikR: protein MQRLTISLDDPLAEALDALMLRKGYANRSEAFRDMLRRELGEMTVAQDKDAECVAVLSYVYDHHERQLSSRLAGMQHEHHHLTVSTMHTHLSHDECVETVILRGPTERVELFAASVIAQTGVRHGQLNLIPMEQAAAKE from the coding sequence ATGCAACGATTGACGATTTCTCTGGATGACCCGCTGGCTGAGGCGTTGGATGCACTGATGCTGCGAAAAGGCTATGCCAACCGGTCGGAAGCGTTTCGCGATATGTTGCGGCGTGAATTGGGCGAAATGACGGTAGCGCAGGATAAAGACGCCGAGTGCGTGGCGGTGCTGAGCTATGTGTATGACCATCATGAGCGTCAGTTGTCGAGCCGACTGGCCGGTATGCAGCATGAACATCATCACCTGACGGTGTCCACCATGCACACCCACCTCAGTCATGACGAATGTGTGGAAACCGTGATTTTGCGTGGCCCCACCGAGCGTGTAGAGCTGTTTGCCGCGTCGGTCATCGCTCAGACAGGGGTGCGTCACGGGCAGCTGAATCTGATCCCGATGGAGCAGGCCGCCGCTAAGGAATAA
- a CDS encoding cold shock domain-containing protein codes for MSNKMTGSVKWFNESKGFGFISPADGSKDVFVHFSAIQSDSFKTLYEGQKVEFVIGNGPKGPSAENVVGL; via the coding sequence ATGTCTAATAAAATGACTGGTTCAGTAAAATGGTTTAACGAATCTAAAGGTTTTGGCTTTATCAGCCCGGCTGATGGCAGCAAAGACGTATTCGTACACTTCTCTGCAATTCAGAGCGACAGCTTCAAAACGCTGTACGAAGGCCAGAAAGTAGAATTCGTTATCGGCAACGGTCCGAAAGGTCCTTCTGCTGAGAACGTAGTCGGGCTGTAA
- a CDS encoding sensor histidine kinase, translated as MVSQVDLILSLLQQTCVYLVIAYLLSKTPLFIPLTQVTLHLPHKLICYLTFSMFCILGTYFGLHIDDSIANTRAIGALLGGVLGGPTVGVLVGLTGGLHRYSLGGMTALACMVSTIMEGLAGGLLHRYMLRRHRIDLLFQPLVIAAVTLLVEIVQMSIILLLSRPFGEALTLVKSIALPMIITNSIGAAMFMRILLDRRAMFEKYTSAFSARALQIAARAEGVLREGFNPDTSLRVARILYEELGVGAVAITDREKLLAFVGTGDDHHTAGSLITSSYTHQAIDSNQVVYADGNEVPFCCPLSSHCKLGSTLVIPLRGEEQRVIGTIKLYEPKNKLFSSINRTLGEGIGHLLSAQIFAGRFEQQKQLLAQSEIKLLHAQVNPHFLFNTLNTLSSIIRRNPDQARQLVLSLSTFFRKNLKRSGDEVALSDELEHINAYLDIEKARFANLLTVDIAVPTSLKAARLPAFSLQPLVENAIKHGIAHMLDNGYLRIDARTHANMLELTIEDNAGAYYPRNGSDGLGMNLVDRRIKARYGHHYGITVTSEPERFTRVRVRVPLRVG; from the coding sequence ATGGTCAGCCAGGTTGATTTGATTCTGTCATTGCTACAACAAACGTGCGTCTATCTGGTTATCGCATATTTGCTGAGCAAAACACCGCTGTTCATTCCGTTGACGCAGGTTACCCTTCATCTGCCGCATAAATTGATCTGCTATCTGACGTTTTCCATGTTTTGCATTCTCGGCACCTACTTCGGCCTGCATATTGACGACTCCATCGCCAATACCCGCGCCATCGGCGCGCTATTGGGCGGCGTACTGGGAGGGCCGACGGTCGGCGTACTGGTGGGGTTAACCGGTGGCCTGCACCGTTATTCATTAGGCGGTATGACCGCACTGGCATGCATGGTGTCCACCATCATGGAAGGATTGGCCGGTGGCCTGCTACACCGTTATATGCTGCGTCGCCACCGTATCGATCTGTTGTTTCAGCCGTTGGTTATCGCGGCTGTCACTTTGCTGGTGGAAATAGTGCAGATGAGCATCATCCTGCTGTTGTCGCGCCCATTTGGCGAAGCGCTGACGCTGGTTAAGAGCATCGCGTTGCCGATGATCATCACCAACAGTATCGGGGCGGCCATGTTCATGCGGATCCTGCTGGACAGGCGAGCCATGTTTGAGAAATACACCTCGGCGTTTTCTGCGCGTGCTTTGCAGATTGCGGCAAGGGCGGAAGGGGTATTACGGGAAGGGTTTAATCCGGATACCAGCCTGCGGGTGGCCAGGATCTTGTATGAAGAACTGGGGGTTGGTGCCGTCGCCATCACCGATCGGGAAAAGCTGCTGGCTTTTGTCGGCACAGGCGATGATCACCACACCGCCGGTTCGCTGATTACATCGTCCTATACCCATCAGGCTATCGACAGTAATCAAGTGGTGTATGCTGACGGTAACGAAGTACCTTTTTGCTGCCCGCTGTCGTCACACTGCAAACTGGGGTCTACGCTGGTTATCCCACTGCGTGGCGAAGAGCAGCGGGTTATCGGCACCATCAAACTGTATGAACCGAAAAACAAGTTATTCTCCAGCATAAACCGCACGCTGGGGGAAGGTATCGGCCATTTGCTGTCGGCTCAAATTTTCGCGGGTCGTTTCGAGCAGCAAAAGCAGTTGCTGGCACAATCCGAAATTAAACTTCTGCATGCGCAGGTGAACCCCCATTTCCTGTTTAACACCCTCAATACCTTATCGTCGATTATCCGCCGCAATCCGGATCAGGCCCGTCAGTTGGTGTTATCGCTCTCAACCTTTTTTCGTAAGAACCTCAAACGCAGCGGTGATGAAGTCGCGCTCAGTGATGAGCTGGAGCACATCAACGCCTATCTTGATATTGAAAAGGCCCGTTTCGCCAATCTGCTGACGGTGGACATCGCCGTTCCAACATCGCTCAAGGCCGCCAGATTACCCGCCTTTTCCCTGCAACCGCTGGTGGAAAACGCCATCAAGCACGGCATCGCCCACATGCTGGATAACGGTTATTTGCGCATTGATGCCCGTACTCACGCCAATATGCTGGAGCTCACGATAGAGGATAACGCCGGGGCTTATTACCCCCGCAACGGTAGCGACGGGCTGGGGATGAATCTGGTAGACCGGCGCATCAAGGCGCGCTACGGCCATCATTACGGCATCACGGTTACCAGCGAGCCGGAACGCTTTACCCGCGTTCGGGTACGGGTGCCGCTGAGGGTGGGATAA